In the genome of Passer domesticus isolate bPasDom1 chromosome 2, bPasDom1.hap1, whole genome shotgun sequence, the window TACTACATCTTTGGTGTTGCCAGCAAAGTAATAACAAAACTACTGAGGCGTGAGTTCTAGCAGGAACAGTCAAATTCAGCAACAATTTACATTTCAGAATGTGCTTTGAAACTTGTGACATGACTGGTCTTAATaatataaggaagaaaatttCCTTGAAGCAGGcatgtttttctgtgttttggctgAAGTGATCTCTTGcagaatattttagaaaaaggGAACTCACACAGACACAACATAATTTGTTGCAGACAAAATTTTTGAAATTCAGTAGGAAGGCCTGAATTTCTAGTATCATTGAATTTATCTGTagctaaaaataaaaggcatgaTTCACCAAGTCTGACTCTCTAGCAGTATTCAGCTGCTTCGGTGGGAGTCCCAGCTGTGTGGAGTCTCACTGCCAGCCTCAATTTCCTTTCATGAGACAGGTTATAAGCTTCTTTGTTAGAAGTTCTTGTTGTTAGAGTAATTGATCACAGTAAATAATGTAGAATTAGTTATTAATAGTAAATATTAGATTTTTCAAGACATTTCTTGATATATTTCATCGGTGAAACAACAAATTCAGAAAACCATGGAAAAACTGTACTGGAGAAAAGAGGTTGTTGTTGGTCCTGGTAAACACAGGGCATTTCAATATGAGAATAATTTAAGATTACTTAGTAAATTCAAGTGTGACCAAAGACAGTACTGACAAGTCACAAtgctcctcttttttttttttttttttaactctgactCAGAGTTATCTACAGAATTTCTATGACCTTCAAAAAGATCCCCATCCACATTTAAGAAGTGGTGGTGGTGAAAACCCCCTTGCTGCAAAGCTCAAGGAAATGCAGTCATTCTTTGGACTGGAAGTGACTGGAAAACCTGATCTTGACACATTGGAGGTGATGAAGAAACCCAGATGTGGTGTACCTGATGTGCTGCGATATGCGTTCACACCAGGGAATcccaaatggaaaagaaataatctGACATACAGGTAATCTTTCCTAATCTGGTTCAAAAAGGTATAAATCTAGCACATGGACTTTGGGAAGGGGGAGTCTGAATGAATCATATTATGACATATATGGACATATGGAGTGATTTAGTgatttctggaagaaaacagaTACTTTAGAAGGCAGTATCTAAAACAAAACCTTTATTAATTTTCATTCATGAAAGATATgtctaagattttttttttttcacaagcaATTGTATTTCAGCTAAAACGctgaaatttcaaatattttctaagCAATGTATTAtgtgttgggttttctttgAAGGATTTTGAATTACACCCCAAAGATGACACGAGCTGATGTAGATGAAGCAATCAGAAAAGCTCTCAGTGTCTGGAGCAACGTGACACCATTGACATTCCAAAGGGTTGAGGACGAAGTAGCAGATATAATGATCTCTTTTGCTTATAGAGGTAACAATGCAGCATATTAAATACCCATCTGAAGTTATACAAGTAATTTAGGACTTTAACTAATTTTTTACCTCTTCATTTTAGACCACCGTGACAATTCTCCTTTTGATGGTCCCAACGGACAGCTGGCTCATGCATTCCAGCCTGGTGAAGGTCTTGGTGGAGATGTGCATATGGATGAAGAGGAAGCTTGGACAAAAGATGGAAGAGGTAAGTTTGTAGCTTAATCTATATAGTTTTAACCTCATATGGTCTCACCTTACATGATGTTTACTATTTAATAAGCCTGGCTACAGGCAGAAAAGTGAGCAAAAGGGACAGagtttttaatttataatttaattgCTTGCcctttctttgttgttgttttttactGCCACTTTTAGGCATGAACTtgcagaaaacagatttttttagaTCATAGTGGCATTTATAATGTCATATAAATATTTACATCATGGTGTTTTACAATGATTTTAAGGTCAGcactttaaaatactttttcgTTCAGGGGAAAGCTAAAACTTGGATACACGGAAATCTGTTGGTAGACTTCTGAAAgcaaattctttctttttcttaaccTAACACTTCAAAGTTTAGTGCTAACTAGGGTGTTCCAATTATCACTGAAACTGTAATCTCATTGTTTTTTTTAAGTCCTTTTTTCTGTTGAATCACTGCCAACAATCCCTCATCCATGGGCATGATCCTTGATGTGAGCAGTTTATGTGACAGCAGGGGAAACAACTCTTGTTTAAGACAAAAGGACACTAGAGAAATGACAATGAGAACAGAGTTAAGGCCAGACATTCTTTACATACTCATACAGGTCTTCTGTAAcaatgtttttgtgtttttatgatgtagaATTACTTAGTCTCTCTTGTACCTCTAGTGTATACTAGTTTGCCGTTTAGTCAGTCGTGCTGTGTATTGAAACAGATTTTATGCTGTTTCATATGGTTTTCATCCTACAGGCTACAATTTGTTCATTGTTCTTGCCCATGAGCTTGGCCATTCACTGGGTCTGTCTCATTCAAATGATCCTGGAGCACTGATGTATCCAACTTACTCCTACACCGACCCCAGTGAATTCCGTCTTCCTCAGGATGATATTGATGGAATTCAGGCCATCTATGGTAAGAAGtaacatatttatttaatatttctaCTTGGGAGGCTGGTAAATGGTAAAATGAAGGTATTTAACACTCCACCAAAATGAGAAGTTTATCAGTTTCTGAAAAATGGAtaacaaaaaggagaaaattcccGGAAGCTAACTTCAGCTGAAGTCCAGTTCTgcaaaaatttcattttgaaaagatGAGCACAACCTGTTTTATCAATATTAGATTTCTGCATTTAATGAAGACTCTTACTTTGAAATTATatcctttctctttctgtataaaacatattttctggGTCCTCAGAGATCTTCTGAACACTTTCCTTATATTTTTCCACTCTGAATGATAAATGTTCATCCTACAGGACGGTCTaatgctgctgtgcagccaacAGGACCCGTAACTCCAGAAGCTTGTGACCCAAATTTGACATTTGATTCTATTACTACCCTACGTGGAGAAATAATCTTCTTCAAGGGCAGGTAACAACAATAAGCACAcacattatttcttttaaatattcagcagtttaaaaaaatccatgagGGAAAACTGTCTTTTGGAATGTAATACAATGAGAAGCACGGGAAGACCCTTCTCAGATCATTAATCTGAAGAGCCCTATTTGACAAGAGCAGGGAAGTTGACAGGAGCTTGTAGGTTGTTTACCAACTCTTCTATCACTGTGCTCACCACTGTGACACCCTTACCTCTGAAACTGATTCAAATAAACAGCAAAGCAAGAGCACTCATGTATCTGACAGCAGTGTGTCCATGGATCCCACACTCATCCTCAGtacaggagcagggacagaggtgaAAGCACCACCAGGGAGAAGGATGTCTGAGCCTTATTGCTCTAAAGAGAAGTAGAAGGTTTTATATTCAATTTGCTCAATTTTTAGCACATTATTGAGGTGCTAAAATTACCAATTTCCTTGCTCTAGATTTCTTTTACACTCAGTGGAAAGGGGTATTCACATCTCCTCTCTGTTGTACTTCAGGAGCtataataattattttgaatgttttgaaaAGATTGGAATTATTTTAtgacttaaattttttttataacaGATACATGCTGCGCAAGCATCCCGAAAGGACAGAGACAGAGCTGAATTTTATCTCACTGTTCTGGCCAAGGTTACCATCAGGAATTCAAGCTGCTTATGAAAACGTTGAGACAGATgaaattacaatttttaaaGGTAATTTAATCAGACGGTCTCCACTTTTTCTGACCTGTTACTTACTACTTCTTATAAACTATGCAGTTACAGAAGTTAAAGTGTTGTTAAGGAAGTTGAACAGATAATCTTACaattctgaaaataattatCAGAGGATAATATTGCTGTAACAGATCTCCAGAGGTCATAATCTAGAAAAATTTCCCCTCTCTTATAGTTAATTCCCTGAAAAAACAAGTTATGAAAAGAGCTACCCTTATTCAGGTCTAGCTCTCTTCAGCACTTCATCTTGTGCAGAAGGATTTTTACTGAACTCATTTGACAAATACAGGCATTTTTATATTATAGTTACTGATATGTTTATTAGTATTTGATGtactttgggggaaaaaattaaaaaatatgttgGTGAAAAATTGTACTGTGAGAGGAAAATTATACACTGAACTAACCATCAGTCTTTCTTTTTCAAGGCCTCAAATACCCTCAGATAAATTCATTACACAATTGCTATAGTACATGACCATATTCATTACCTATTACCACATGTTCATTGCGTCTAAAATTACCAAAGCATTTTGATTAGACATGTGCTTTCCTTAATAGTTTAATTTGATGCATATTGCCTAGTTTTCAAAATATTATATGGCTCTATAATCAAATACCATATACAGGAATTTACCAAATTCAATATCCCAGTCCAAGGTCAATGGTTTAAGTCATCAacctccagccccctgccccccaCCCCCAGTTGTTATCCCAAAAAATACCTTATATTCATTTTCttaaattctgggaaaagctCTATCCAACACACTTCATGATTCGaatattttattcataaaaagaaaagccatttcCACTGTCTTCATCATGTAGTCCCTGTATAagaattagaaatattttctaaagtaGTAAACTGAAAAGAATAACATGACATCTAGACACATTGTATTCCAGACATCTAAAACACAGGTAAATGCTTTTATAAGTAGCCAAAACTAATTAAACTTGCGTGTATTTTTCAGAGGGTAAATATTGGGTCATCAGTGGATATGATGTTCTACCTGGCTATCCCAAACCAATCTATCGCTTGGGGTTCCCAAAGACTGTCAAAAGAGTTAATGCAGCTTACAATGATGAAGCCACAGGGAAAACATACTTCTTTGTAGCTGACAGATACTGGAGGTAAGATTTAATGTTCATTTACCAGAAGACATGTTTTCATTTCCCTGAGGACTGATGTGTTACTATATAGTTTGAGTGGATCAATGTTTAAACCAGGCATATTCCAGAAATTTAAATGTGTTTCActggagtttaaaaaaaaaaaaattaggcatTTCCTAGAAAATGTCACCTTTTcatcaggaatttttttcccaaataataGATTCCTACAGCAGGATTATGATTTCTTTCACCTGAATGAAAAGCTACCGAATAAAAAAAGAGTCAGTTTCTAGTAGATTGTTCACTTTTGCTCCACAACACAGCTGCTTTTTTGTGTTATGCTGTGATATGGTCCACTTTTAATTCACTTTTCAAACAAAATGAATCATCAGTGCAAAGTGCTGTAATTTAATTCCTCTATGAAGTAATTATAAGTATTCTCCAATTTTAAAGTTGCTTGTGTTTCTAATTCACAACTGTGCTACTGTCTTCTCCAaagttttatgttttgtttttatgttgaACTGGATATTCAGTGCCttgaaatagaaattaattttatgtgCAAGTCATGGCCAAGGCTCTGCTAGtccagaaatacagaaataaatttctGAGCTGTGTTTCCAGGATCCCTGGGAACATTATGACAAACTTTACCAAAAGTAGGATTTTCAAATCTCAGAGAAATCTCTAAGAGAAACTTAATAAGGAGAATCAAAAGCTACTTAAGTTAATCTATATGAGACTTAGCAACAGTACAGTTGCATGTAAGAATTTTCTTTTGACTTTCAAAATAATGTCTGCTTCCTCATAAATTGTAATGACATTTCTTCTTCTAAGATAcgatgaaaagaaaaaatccatgGATCATGGGTATCCCAGGAAAATAGTCTCTGACTTTGGAAACATTGGCAGGGTTGATGCTGCTTTCCAGAAAGATGGTGAGTGAAACTTACCTTTAACCTGTATTTATGTGAATATTTGGGCTTCTATACATAGAATAATTCTTTTCAAAAAGCTGTTATAACCTTaatgaaaaggaaatgaaaaatatctgGTATACATAGACTGTCTATAATGGGGATgtttttcaaatgaaatataATTGGATTAAATTTGATTCTAGGTTATGTGTATTTCTTCCATGGGACAACTCAGTTCCAGTTTGATCCTCGTGACAAACGGATTGTTCGAAAAATGAAGAGCACCAGCTGGTTTAATTGTTAATTGCAATGTTTTTCCATGTGCACATTGTATGTTTTTATCTGCTGcatttttcagcatttcatGATTCTCAGGTCAGAACGGATTTCTGTTCAAATTTTACTGCAGTACAGTCTTAAcacttatttattttaagccaaatatatttatataatttatcaCAACTTCTCCTGTTATGGTCAAGTTTCCTAATAAATTCTGTTTCTCATATAATtttgttcctgatgtcatttttgCCCTGATGCTCAAGACCCAAGTCCAGCTTTCAGACACTAAAAAATGTAGTCTGGCAGGAAATGTCAGGTTTTTCACAAAGACAGAGAAATGAGGATGCACTTGTCTCTGAACCCCCCACTTCTCACAAACCCTGGTGAAAATCTGGTGGTTAATTAGTTGGGGCTCATTATCTTTGGTGTACAGATCTACTTCCACTTTCTGTTCCTCTTTCTTCTTAGACTACTCTCTTAGACTTCCCCCTCTTAGACTACTCTCCAGGGTGCACATCTTTACAACTGTGGGAGGGCAGACGGGCAGGGGAGAAGGAATATTCTCATGTTTTTGGATTTTGGAACTGGTTTCAAGtccaaaaatgcagaaatatagATTAGAAAGGACCCCTGAGATAAGAAACAAGTCTCTTGCTGTCTGTGGTAGCCACAACGTACAATAAACAAATAAACTTCTTAAATCAAGACTTTTTTACTGTCTTACTACTCCAGTAGTCACTAAATCCCACCTAATTCCAGTGGGTTAGAGAATCAAGAAGTTTGCTTGAAAGATTAAAATTCTTGGCCAAAAATACCTCTGATACAAAGATGCATAAAAACGACAGCTTGATTTCCAGCTTAACCACGC includes:
- the LOC135294311 gene encoding interstitial collagenase-like isoform X2; translation: MRQSYLQNFYDLQKDPHPHLRSGGGENPLAAKLKEMQSFFGLEVTGKPDLDTLEVMKKPRCGVPDVLRYAFTPGNPKWKRNNLTYRILNYTPKMTRADVDEAIRKALSVWSNVTPLTFQRVEDEVADIMISFAYRDHRDNSPFDGPNGQLAHAFQPGEGLGGDVHMDEEEAWTKDGRGYNLFIVLAHELGHSLGLSHSNDPGALMYPTYSYTDPSEFRLPQDDIDGIQAIYGRSNAAVQPTGPVTPEACDPNLTFDSITTLRGEIIFFKGRYMLRKHPERTETELNFISLFWPRLPSGIQAAYENVETDEITIFKEGKYWVISGYDVLPGYPKPIYRLGFPKTVKRVNAAYNDEATGKTYFFVADRYWRYDEKKKSMDHGYPRKIVSDFGNIGRVDAAFQKDGYVYFFHGTTQFQFDPRDKRIVRKMKSTSWFNC
- the LOC135294311 gene encoding interstitial collagenase-like isoform X1 yields the protein MRMKTFAILLSLYVAVSSAFPVAPEAEDEGKTLQLVESYLQNFYDLQKDPHPHLRSGGGENPLAAKLKEMQSFFGLEVTGKPDLDTLEVMKKPRCGVPDVLRYAFTPGNPKWKRNNLTYRILNYTPKMTRADVDEAIRKALSVWSNVTPLTFQRVEDEVADIMISFAYRDHRDNSPFDGPNGQLAHAFQPGEGLGGDVHMDEEEAWTKDGRGYNLFIVLAHELGHSLGLSHSNDPGALMYPTYSYTDPSEFRLPQDDIDGIQAIYGRSNAAVQPTGPVTPEACDPNLTFDSITTLRGEIIFFKGRYMLRKHPERTETELNFISLFWPRLPSGIQAAYENVETDEITIFKEGKYWVISGYDVLPGYPKPIYRLGFPKTVKRVNAAYNDEATGKTYFFVADRYWRYDEKKKSMDHGYPRKIVSDFGNIGRVDAAFQKDGYVYFFHGTTQFQFDPRDKRIVRKMKSTSWFNC